In Myxococcus fulvus, one genomic interval encodes:
- a CDS encoding hemerythrin domain-containing protein has protein sequence MNAIELLKQQHDEVKKLFAQYGKLPDHADVRRGELFKMIADRLAAHATIEELYFYPATKSERTEDELREAVEEHLSAKRIIADLLEMSPDDEEFDPKMKVLQEQIEHHVEEEEGELFKKVRKLLSKEQLEDLGILMEQQFEELMEEEPRNNVPAETDHAAPL, from the coding sequence ATGAACGCGATTGAGTTGCTGAAGCAGCAGCATGACGAAGTGAAGAAGCTCTTCGCCCAGTACGGCAAGCTGCCGGACCACGCGGACGTGCGCCGCGGCGAGCTGTTCAAGATGATCGCCGACCGGCTCGCCGCGCATGCCACCATCGAGGAGCTGTACTTCTATCCGGCCACCAAGTCGGAGCGGACCGAGGACGAGCTGCGCGAGGCGGTGGAGGAGCACCTGTCCGCCAAGCGCATCATCGCGGACCTCTTGGAGATGTCTCCGGACGACGAGGAGTTCGACCCGAAGATGAAGGTGCTCCAGGAGCAGATCGAGCACCACGTCGAGGAGGAGGAGGGTGAGCTCTTCAAGAAGGTCCGCAAGCTGTTGTCCAAGGAGCAGCTCGAGGACCTGGGCATCCTGATGGAGCAGCAGTTCGAGGAGCTGATGGAGGAGGAGCCCCGCAACAACGTCCCCGCCGAGACGGACCACGCGGCGCCGCTGTAG
- a CDS encoding FAD-dependent oxidoreductase, whose protein sequence is MDETRTHRSLWTLTTPTRDFPTLPGDLTVDVAVIGGGMAGLTTAWLLKCAGKRVAVLEMNRILSGQTGQTTAHLTELLDTPYATLRRDFGEKGARLAASSSRAAIEQIASLVEELRLDCDFQRVPMFQYAETARELQSLEDEVSAARDAGLLATLTQRVPLPFAVKGALRVEDQALFHPRKYLLGLADRIPGDGCHLFENTRVLEVQDGKPCRVVTDRGVVTATDVVEATTTPLNRVFMHTKLFPYRTYAVAGPLDGALEPAQYYDCKEPYHYIRTQPVDGRTYVIVGGEDHKVGAEEDTARCYAALEEFARERFPVESITHRWSGQVIEPADGLAYIGRDSARKHVYVATGFSGTGMTFGTLAGMLLTDLILGRENPFAALYDATRVKPMAGVKDFIQENAEVAFRFVADRLARPDGKHLSEVAPGEAKVLEVDGQKVAVYREEDGTSHAVSPVCTHLGCHVHWNGAERSWDCPCHGARFSPTGKVLNGPAVKDLPSRKLPT, encoded by the coding sequence ATGGATGAGACGCGGACGCATCGCTCGCTCTGGACGCTGACCACCCCCACGCGCGACTTCCCGACGCTGCCCGGGGACCTGACGGTGGACGTGGCCGTCATCGGCGGGGGGATGGCGGGCCTCACCACGGCGTGGCTGCTCAAGTGCGCCGGCAAGCGGGTGGCGGTGCTGGAGATGAACCGCATCCTGTCCGGGCAGACGGGGCAGACGACGGCGCACCTCACGGAGCTGCTCGACACGCCCTACGCCACGCTGCGCCGCGACTTCGGGGAGAAGGGCGCCCGACTGGCGGCATCCTCCAGCCGCGCCGCCATCGAGCAGATCGCCTCGCTGGTGGAGGAGCTGCGCCTGGACTGCGACTTCCAGCGCGTGCCCATGTTCCAGTACGCGGAGACGGCGCGCGAGCTCCAGTCGCTGGAGGACGAGGTGTCCGCCGCGCGCGACGCGGGGCTGCTCGCCACGCTCACGCAGCGCGTGCCGCTGCCCTTCGCGGTGAAGGGCGCGCTGCGCGTGGAGGACCAGGCCCTGTTCCATCCGCGCAAGTACCTGCTCGGGCTGGCGGACCGCATCCCCGGTGACGGCTGCCACCTGTTCGAGAACACGCGCGTGCTGGAGGTCCAGGACGGCAAGCCCTGCCGCGTCGTCACGGACCGGGGCGTCGTCACGGCCACCGACGTGGTGGAGGCCACCACCACGCCGCTCAACCGCGTCTTCATGCACACCAAGCTCTTCCCGTACCGCACCTACGCGGTGGCAGGTCCGCTGGACGGGGCGCTGGAGCCGGCGCAGTACTACGACTGCAAGGAGCCCTATCACTACATCCGCACGCAGCCGGTGGACGGGCGCACCTACGTCATCGTCGGCGGCGAGGACCACAAGGTGGGCGCCGAGGAGGACACGGCGCGCTGCTACGCGGCCCTGGAGGAGTTCGCGCGCGAGCGCTTCCCGGTGGAGTCCATCACCCACCGCTGGTCCGGTCAGGTCATCGAGCCGGCCGACGGGCTGGCCTACATCGGCCGCGACAGCGCCCGGAAGCACGTCTACGTGGCCACGGGCTTCTCCGGCACGGGGATGACGTTCGGCACGCTGGCGGGGATGCTGCTCACCGACCTCATCCTCGGGCGGGAGAACCCCTTCGCCGCGCTGTACGACGCCACGCGCGTCAAGCCGATGGCGGGCGTGAAGGACTTCATCCAGGAGAACGCCGAGGTGGCCTTCCGCTTCGTCGCGGACCGGCTGGCCAGACCCGACGGCAAGCACCTGTCCGAGGTGGCGCCCGGCGAGGCCAAGGTGCTGGAGGTGGACGGACAGAAGGTGGCCGTCTACCGCGAGGAGGATGGCACCTCGCACGCCGTCTCACCGGTGTGCACGCACCTGGGCTGCCATGTGCATTGGAACGGCGCTGAGCGCTCGTGGGACTGCCCCTGTCACGGCGCGCGCTTCAGCCCCACGGGCAAGGTGCTCAACGGGCCCGCGGTGAAGGATTTGCCTTCCCGCAAGCTGCCCACCTGA